In a genomic window of Micromonospora cremea:
- a CDS encoding 50S ribosomal protein L25/general stress protein Ctc: MSEVKISAEPRTEFGKGGARRTRRAGKVPAVLYGHGEKPKHIALPSREFAAAIRKGGANQLFAIDITDGTQVLALPKAIQRDPIRDTFEHVDLILVRRGEQVTVDVPIQLTGEAARDTLIVHDHDSLSVTADATKVPDHLEASIEGLEAGSQVTAGDVQLPAGVELAVDPELTVAAVTAAPTAEQLEATLPEVEAATEEAEAEVGEVTEGSEGADAAPTAEGGENTEARTEA, translated from the coding sequence GTGTCCGAGGTAAAGATCAGCGCCGAGCCCCGTACCGAGTTCGGCAAGGGTGGTGCCCGTCGTACCCGCCGGGCCGGCAAGGTGCCCGCCGTGCTGTACGGCCACGGCGAGAAGCCCAAGCACATCGCGCTGCCGTCCCGGGAGTTCGCCGCGGCGATCCGCAAGGGTGGCGCCAACCAGCTCTTCGCGATCGACATCACCGACGGCACCCAGGTGCTGGCGCTGCCGAAGGCGATCCAGCGTGACCCGATCCGCGACACCTTCGAGCACGTGGACCTCATCCTGGTCCGCCGGGGCGAGCAGGTGACCGTCGACGTCCCGATCCAGCTGACCGGCGAGGCCGCGCGGGACACCCTGATCGTGCACGACCACGACAGCCTCTCGGTGACCGCCGACGCCACCAAGGTGCCGGACCACCTCGAGGCGTCGATCGAGGGCCTGGAGGCGGGCTCCCAGGTGACTGCCGGTGACGTGCAGCTGCCGGCCGGTGTCGAGCTGGCCGTCGACCCGGAGCTGACGGTCGCCGCGGTGACCGCCGCGCCGACCGCCGAGCAGCTCGAGGCGACGCTGCCCGAGGTCGAGGCGGCCACCGAGGAGGCCGAGGCCGAGGTCGGCGAGGTCACCGAGGGCTCCGAGGGTGCGGACGCCGCCCCGACCGCCGAGGGCGGGGAGAACACCGAGGCGCGCACCGAGGCCTGA
- a CDS encoding sulfate adenylyltransferase subunit 1, with product MTTEIVAPVPEARPMDLLRFATAGSVDDGKSTLIGRLLYDTKSLFTDQLAAVEAVSAARGDEYTNLALLTDGLRAEREQGITIDVAYRYFATPRRKFIIADTPGHIQYTRNMVTGASTADLALILVDARKGLVEQSRRHAFLCSLLRVPHLVLCVNKMDLVDWSQEVYERIADEFTAFAAKLDVPDLTVVPISALRGDNIVTRSENMSWYEGPSLLHHLERVHIASDRNLVDVRFPVQYVIRPQSTTVTDYRGYAGQVASGVLKPGDEVMVLPSGFTSRIAAVETADGPVAEAFPPMSVTVRLADEIDISRGDLICRPNNAPAVAQDIEAMVCWMDETRPLQVGGRYAIKHTTRSARAIVRGLHYRLDVNSLHRDESADALRLNEIGRVRLRTTVPLLADEYRRNRTTGGFVIIDEATNRTVGAGMIVEAS from the coding sequence ATGACCACCGAGATCGTGGCCCCGGTTCCCGAAGCCCGGCCGATGGACCTGCTGCGGTTCGCCACCGCCGGCAGCGTGGACGACGGCAAGTCGACCCTGATCGGCCGGTTGCTCTACGACACCAAGTCGCTCTTCACCGACCAGCTCGCCGCGGTGGAGGCGGTCAGCGCGGCCCGCGGGGACGAGTACACCAACCTGGCGCTGCTCACCGACGGCCTGCGCGCCGAGCGGGAGCAGGGCATCACCATCGACGTGGCGTACCGGTACTTCGCCACGCCGCGGCGCAAGTTCATCATCGCCGACACCCCCGGGCACATCCAGTACACCCGCAACATGGTCACCGGGGCGTCCACCGCCGACCTGGCGCTGATCCTGGTGGACGCGCGCAAGGGCCTGGTCGAGCAGTCCCGCCGGCACGCGTTCCTCTGCTCCCTGCTGCGGGTCCCGCACCTGGTCCTCTGCGTCAACAAGATGGACCTGGTGGACTGGTCGCAGGAGGTCTACGAGCGGATCGCCGACGAGTTCACCGCGTTCGCCGCGAAGCTCGACGTGCCGGACCTGACCGTGGTGCCCATCTCCGCGCTGCGTGGCGACAACATCGTCACCAGGTCGGAGAACATGTCGTGGTACGAGGGCCCGTCGTTGCTGCACCACCTGGAGCGGGTGCACATCGCCAGCGACCGCAACCTGGTCGACGTCCGGTTCCCGGTGCAGTACGTGATCCGGCCGCAGTCCACCACGGTCACCGACTATCGCGGCTACGCCGGCCAGGTCGCCTCCGGCGTGCTGAAGCCGGGCGACGAGGTGATGGTGCTGCCGTCCGGCTTCACCAGCCGGATCGCCGCGGTGGAGACCGCCGACGGGCCGGTCGCGGAGGCGTTCCCACCGATGTCGGTCACGGTACGGCTGGCCGACGAGATCGACATCTCCCGGGGTGACCTGATCTGCCGGCCGAACAACGCGCCGGCGGTGGCCCAGGACATCGAGGCGATGGTCTGCTGGATGGACGAGACCCGCCCGTTGCAGGTCGGCGGCCGGTACGCCATCAAGCACACCACCCGGTCGGCGCGGGCGATCGTGCGCGGGCTGCACTACCGGCTGGACGTCAACTCGCTGCACCGCGACGAGTCGGCCGACGCGCTGCGGCTCAACGAGATCGGCCGCGTGCGGCTGCGCACCACGGTCCCGTTGCTGGCGGACGAGTACCGGCGTAACCGGACCACCGGTGGTTTCGTCATCATCGACGAGGCCACCAACCGCACCGTCGGCGCCGGCATGATCGTCGAAGCCAGCTGA
- the galK gene encoding galactokinase produces MIQPTGDVAERAAAGFIAQYGDPAAGRWAAPGRVNLIGEHTDYNDGFVLPFALPLRTVVAADRQDGERWTVWSELSDETITFGAEDVAEPGRVTGWGAYVAGVVWALREAGHPVPGARLAITSDVPLGSGLSSSAALESAVLAALLDLGVLALPAERQPRLAQRAENVYVGAPTGIMDQSAVIRCRAGHALFLDCRDESVEHIPFDLDAAGLAVLVIDSRAPHRHADGEYAARRRSCEAAAKSLGVPALRDVAVDQLDAALARLDDEETRRRVRHVVTEDQRVLDTVALLRAGRVRDIGPLLTASHVSMRDDFEITVPEIDTAVEAALAAGALGARMTGGGFGGCVLALVNTDRADGVAAAVTAAYAERGFTAPGTLTVLPAPGATRLD; encoded by the coding sequence ATGATCCAGCCGACCGGTGACGTCGCCGAGCGGGCCGCCGCCGGCTTCATCGCGCAGTACGGCGACCCGGCCGCCGGCCGCTGGGCGGCTCCCGGGCGAGTCAATCTGATCGGCGAGCACACCGACTACAACGACGGGTTCGTGCTGCCCTTCGCGCTGCCACTGCGGACCGTCGTCGCCGCCGACCGGCAGGACGGCGAGCGGTGGACGGTCTGGTCCGAGCTCTCCGACGAGACGATCACCTTCGGGGCGGAGGACGTCGCCGAGCCGGGCCGGGTCACCGGCTGGGGCGCGTACGTGGCCGGTGTGGTCTGGGCGCTGCGCGAGGCCGGTCACCCGGTGCCCGGCGCCCGGCTGGCGATCACCTCGGACGTGCCACTGGGCTCCGGTCTCTCCTCCTCGGCCGCGCTGGAGTCGGCCGTGCTCGCCGCGCTGCTCGACCTCGGAGTGCTGGCGCTGCCCGCCGAGCGGCAGCCCCGGCTGGCGCAGCGGGCGGAGAACGTCTACGTCGGCGCGCCGACCGGGATCATGGACCAGTCCGCCGTGATCCGCTGCCGCGCCGGGCACGCCCTGTTCCTCGACTGCCGTGACGAGTCCGTCGAGCACATCCCGTTCGACCTGGACGCCGCCGGGCTGGCCGTGCTGGTCATCGACAGCCGGGCTCCGCACCGGCACGCCGACGGGGAGTACGCCGCCCGCCGCCGGTCCTGCGAGGCGGCGGCCAAGTCGCTCGGCGTCCCCGCGCTGCGCGACGTGGCCGTCGACCAGCTCGACGCCGCGCTCGCCCGGCTCGACGACGAGGAGACCCGGCGGCGGGTCCGGCACGTGGTCACCGAGGACCAGCGGGTGCTGGACACGGTGGCGCTGCTACGCGCCGGCCGGGTCCGGGACATCGGCCCGCTGCTCACCGCCTCGCACGTCTCGATGCGCGACGACTTCGAGATCACCGTGCCCGAGATCGACACCGCGGTCGAGGCGGCGCTGGCCGCCGGCGCGCTGGGCGCCCGGATGACCGGCGGCGGCTTCGGCGGGTGCGTCCTCGCCCTCGTGAACACGGATCGGGCCGACGGGGTCGCCGCCGCCGTGACCGCCGCCTACGCCGAGCGTGGCTTCACCGCGCCGGGCACCCTCACGGTCCTCCCCGCCCCCGGCGCCACCCGCCTCGACTGA
- a CDS encoding inositol monophosphatase family protein: MSSPPMIDGAFARWLAARAGQALLDLRAELGFADTGALKSAGDKVSHDLIRTELAKWRPGDAVLSEEDEGSRLAWAAEVNAEAVSRLAADRVWIIDPLDGTREYAEEGRSDWAVHVALWARSAPSPHGLVAGAVGLPAQHRVLGTDYPPAYPPMTVEAATAGARVIRLAASRSRPPVFLTDLAEDVGAKLVPMGSAGAKIAAVITGEVDAYIHAGGQYEWDSAAPVAVATATGLHASRIDGSALRYNEADPRLPDLLVCRRDLASRLLAALQRHSG, translated from the coding sequence ATGAGCAGTCCTCCGATGATCGATGGCGCGTTCGCCCGGTGGTTGGCGGCCCGGGCCGGTCAGGCGCTGCTCGACCTGCGGGCGGAGCTGGGTTTCGCGGACACCGGCGCGCTGAAGTCGGCCGGGGACAAGGTGTCGCACGACCTGATCCGCACGGAGCTGGCGAAGTGGCGGCCGGGCGACGCGGTGCTCTCCGAGGAGGACGAGGGGTCGCGGCTGGCCTGGGCGGCGGAGGTGAACGCCGAGGCGGTGTCCCGGTTGGCCGCGGACCGGGTGTGGATCATCGATCCGTTGGACGGCACCCGGGAGTACGCCGAGGAGGGCCGCTCGGACTGGGCGGTGCACGTGGCGCTCTGGGCCCGCAGCGCGCCGAGTCCGCACGGGCTCGTCGCCGGCGCGGTGGGACTGCCGGCGCAGCACCGGGTGCTGGGCACGGACTACCCGCCGGCGTACCCGCCGATGACGGTGGAGGCCGCGACGGCCGGCGCGCGGGTGATCCGGTTGGCGGCGAGCCGGAGCCGGCCGCCGGTGTTCCTCACCGATCTGGCCGAGGACGTGGGGGCGAAACTGGTGCCGATGGGTTCGGCCGGGGCGAAGATCGCCGCGGTGATCACCGGTGAGGTGGATGCCTACATTCACGCCGGCGGGCAGTACGAGTGGGATTCGGCGGCGCCGGTGGCTGTGGCGACGGCCACCGGACTGCACGCTTCCCGTATCGACGGTTCTGCGCTGAGATACAACGAGGCGGATCCGCGCCTGCCCGACCTGCTGGTCTGCCGCAGGGATCTCGCCAGCCGGTTGCTTGCAGCGCTGCAGAGGCATTCCGGGTAG
- the galE gene encoding UDP-glucose 4-epimerase GalE, with amino-acid sequence MLLDAGHEVVVLDDLRTGHREALAPDATHVGASIHDAARIVTPDAGFDGVLHFAALIAAGESMVKPELYWQTNTVGTLALIDAVRAAGVPRMVFSSTAAVYGNPTELPIPETAVKAPTNTYGATKLAVDMALTSETIAHGLAAVSLRYFNVAGAHLAGDVALGERHDPETHLIPIALEVAAGRRGKLQLFGDDYPTVDGTCVRDYIHVADLARAHLLALDAATAGQHRIYNLGNGNGFTNRQVVDVVREVTGHALPVEVAPRREGDPAELVASSTLARDELGWVPQKPTLHDMVGDAWAFYRTHVLEQS; translated from the coding sequence ATGCTGCTCGACGCGGGTCACGAGGTGGTGGTCCTGGACGATCTGCGCACCGGCCACCGCGAGGCGCTCGCTCCGGACGCGACCCACGTCGGGGCGTCCATCCACGACGCCGCGCGGATCGTCACCCCCGACGCCGGCTTCGACGGGGTGCTGCACTTCGCCGCGCTGATCGCCGCCGGCGAGTCGATGGTCAAGCCGGAGCTGTACTGGCAGACCAACACGGTCGGCACGTTAGCCCTGATCGACGCGGTCCGGGCCGCCGGGGTGCCGCGGATGGTCTTCTCCTCCACCGCCGCCGTCTACGGCAACCCCACCGAGCTGCCCATCCCGGAGACCGCGGTCAAGGCGCCCACCAACACGTACGGCGCCACCAAGCTCGCCGTCGACATGGCGCTCACCTCCGAGACGATCGCCCACGGGCTGGCCGCCGTGTCGCTGCGCTACTTCAACGTGGCCGGCGCGCACCTCGCCGGTGACGTCGCGCTCGGCGAGCGGCACGACCCGGAGACGCACCTGATCCCGATCGCGTTGGAGGTCGCCGCCGGCCGGCGGGGGAAGCTCCAGCTCTTCGGCGACGACTACCCCACCGTGGACGGCACCTGCGTCCGCGACTACATCCACGTCGCCGACCTGGCCCGGGCCCACCTGCTGGCGCTGGACGCGGCGACCGCGGGCCAGCACCGGATCTACAACCTGGGCAACGGCAACGGCTTCACCAACCGGCAGGTGGTCGACGTCGTCCGCGAGGTCACCGGGCACGCACTGCCGGTCGAGGTGGCGCCGCGCCGCGAGGGCGACCCGGCCGAGCTGGTCGCCTCCTCCACACTGGCCCGTGACGAGCTCGGTTGGGTGCCGCAGAAGCCGACCCTGCACGACATGGTCGGGGACGCCTGGGCCTTCTACCGCACGCACGTCCTGGAGCAGTCATGA
- the pth gene encoding aminoacyl-tRNA hydrolase, which translates to MTDEAGPWLVVGLGNPGREYAGNRHNVGFMVADLLAGRVGARFGRHKRAVAEVAEGRLGFGGPKLVLAKPLTYMNLSGGPVAALAQFYKVPPAQVIALHDELDIGYGQVRVKCGGGEGGHNGLRSMSKSLGTKEYIRVRFGVGRPPGRQDPADYVLSDFGAAERKELDFLVDRAADVVESVIAKGVEPTQNLYHGG; encoded by the coding sequence GTGACGGACGAGGCGGGGCCGTGGCTGGTGGTCGGCCTGGGAAACCCGGGTCGGGAGTACGCCGGGAACCGGCACAACGTCGGGTTCATGGTGGCCGACCTGCTGGCCGGGCGGGTCGGCGCGCGGTTCGGTCGGCACAAGCGGGCGGTCGCCGAGGTGGCCGAGGGGCGACTGGGCTTCGGCGGGCCGAAGCTGGTGCTGGCGAAGCCGCTGACGTACATGAATCTGTCCGGCGGGCCGGTGGCGGCGCTGGCGCAGTTCTACAAGGTGCCGCCGGCGCAGGTGATCGCACTGCACGACGAGCTGGACATCGGGTACGGCCAGGTGCGGGTCAAGTGCGGTGGCGGCGAGGGTGGGCACAACGGCCTGCGCTCGATGTCGAAGTCGCTGGGCACCAAGGAGTACATCCGGGTGCGGTTCGGCGTGGGCCGGCCGCCGGGGCGGCAGGACCCGGCGGACTACGTGCTGTCGGATTTCGGCGCGGCGGAGCGCAAGGAGCTGGATTTCCTGGTGGACCGGGCTGCCGACGTGGTGGAGTCGGTGATCGCCAAGGGTGTGGAGCCGACCCAGAACCTCTACCACGGCGGTTGA
- the cysD gene encoding sulfate adenylyltransferase subunit CysD, translating into MTTPAAYRVSHLDALEAESVFVMREVVAEMERPVLLFSGGKDSIVMLRLAQKAFAPANIPFPVMHVDTGHNFPEVLEYRDQRVAELGLQLVVASVPEALASGLVRESGDGMRNRIQTPVLLEAVEKHRFDALFGGARRDEEKARAKERVFSFRDEFGQWDPKNQRPELWSLYNGRHHPGESIRVFPLSNWTELDVWHYIARERIPLPSIYYAHEREVIERDGMFYAVNEFFRPRAGEERFKAQVRYRTVGDASCTAAVRSDADTVEKVIEEVAATRITERGATRGDDRVSEAAMEDRKREGYF; encoded by the coding sequence ATGACCACCCCCGCGGCTTACCGGGTCTCCCATCTGGACGCGCTGGAGGCGGAGAGCGTCTTCGTGATGCGCGAGGTGGTCGCCGAGATGGAGCGCCCGGTGCTGCTCTTCTCCGGCGGCAAGGACTCGATCGTCATGCTGCGGCTGGCGCAGAAGGCGTTCGCCCCGGCCAACATCCCCTTCCCGGTCATGCATGTGGACACCGGGCACAACTTCCCCGAGGTCCTGGAATACCGCGACCAGCGGGTCGCCGAGCTGGGGTTGCAACTCGTCGTGGCGAGCGTGCCGGAGGCGCTGGCCAGCGGACTGGTCCGGGAGTCCGGCGACGGGATGCGCAACCGGATCCAGACGCCGGTGCTGCTGGAAGCGGTGGAGAAGCACCGCTTCGACGCGCTGTTCGGTGGTGCCCGTCGGGACGAGGAGAAGGCCCGGGCCAAGGAGCGGGTGTTCAGCTTCCGCGACGAGTTCGGTCAGTGGGACCCGAAGAACCAGCGGCCCGAGCTGTGGTCGCTGTACAACGGCCGGCACCACCCGGGCGAGTCGATCCGGGTCTTCCCACTGTCCAACTGGACCGAGCTGGACGTGTGGCACTACATCGCCCGGGAGCGGATCCCGCTGCCGTCGATCTACTACGCGCACGAGCGTGAGGTGATCGAGCGGGACGGGATGTTCTACGCGGTCAACGAGTTCTTCCGTCCCCGGGCGGGTGAGGAGCGCTTCAAGGCGCAGGTGCGCTACCGCACCGTGGGCGACGCCTCGTGCACCGCGGCGGTCCGCTCGGACGCGGACACCGTGGAGAAGGTCATCGAGGAGGTGGCGGCCACCCGGATCACCGAGCGCGGCGCCACCCGTGGTGACGACCGGGTCAGCGAGGCCGCCATGGAGGACCGCAAGCGGGAGGGCTACTTCTGA
- a CDS encoding ribose-phosphate diphosphokinase, whose amino-acid sequence MGSIVAENRKSLMLFSGRGFPELAKEIGEVLGVAPTPADAYEFANGEIFVRFKDSVRGSDAFVVQSVTHGVNTWVMETLIMVDALKRGSAKRITVVLPFYPYARQDKKHRGREPISARLVADLLKTAGANRILTVDLHTAQIQGFFDGPVDHLFAMDILAEYVEHKYAGRPMTVVAPDSGRVRVAERWTDRLGGCPLAFIHKTRDPMKPNQVVANRVVGDVEGRVCLIVDDMIDTGGTIARAADILKESGAAEIVVASTHALLSDPATERLKNSPISEIVVTNTLPLPPEKQLDKLTVLSIAPLLARAIREVFDDGSVTTLFGGLS is encoded by the coding sequence ATGGGCAGCATCGTCGCCGAAAACCGCAAAAGCCTGATGCTCTTCTCCGGACGTGGTTTTCCGGAGCTGGCCAAGGAGATCGGCGAGGTGCTCGGCGTCGCGCCGACGCCGGCCGACGCGTACGAGTTCGCCAACGGCGAGATCTTCGTACGGTTCAAGGACTCGGTGCGTGGTTCGGACGCCTTCGTGGTGCAGTCCGTGACGCACGGGGTGAACACCTGGGTCATGGAGACCCTGATCATGGTGGACGCGCTGAAGCGGGGGTCGGCCAAGCGGATCACCGTGGTGCTGCCGTTCTACCCGTACGCGCGGCAGGACAAGAAGCACCGCGGCCGGGAGCCGATCTCGGCCCGACTGGTGGCGGACCTGCTGAAGACGGCCGGCGCGAACCGGATCCTCACCGTCGACCTGCACACCGCGCAGATCCAGGGCTTCTTCGACGGTCCGGTGGACCACCTCTTCGCGATGGACATCCTCGCCGAGTACGTGGAGCACAAGTACGCGGGCCGGCCGATGACCGTGGTGGCGCCGGATTCGGGCCGGGTGCGGGTGGCCGAGCGGTGGACCGACCGGCTGGGCGGCTGCCCGCTGGCGTTCATCCACAAGACCCGTGACCCGATGAAGCCGAACCAGGTCGTGGCGAACCGGGTGGTCGGCGACGTCGAGGGTCGGGTCTGCCTGATCGTCGACGACATGATCGACACCGGTGGCACGATCGCCAGGGCGGCGGACATCCTCAAGGAGTCGGGCGCGGCGGAGATCGTGGTGGCCTCGACCCACGCGTTGCTGTCCGACCCGGCGACCGAGCGGCTGAAGAACAGCCCGATCAGCGAGATCGTGGTGACCAACACGCTGCCGTTGCCGCCGGAGAAGCAGTTGGACAAGCTGACCGTGCTGTCGATCGCGCCGCTGCTGGCGCGGGCGATCCGCGAGGTCTTCGACGATGGTTCGGTGACCACCCTGTTCGGTGGGTTGAGCTGA